The following proteins come from a genomic window of Gemmatimonadota bacterium:
- a CDS encoding HD domain-containing protein: MNHYPVDRIDPEEGGDAFGALERQLRAAKVGILSPDVGQREALSAALHEAGFTNTFAAALPDVGWPGQEFLACSVLIVDLDAPGARRLGAISAGSSRAPALIGIEPIHAAGAVDPQQFSSVLRSPVDPRLLLFAVRCQLLLHHARATAAGSASSAPMPTPSDTPVEIELLHRMARAAESRVDPTGIHVERVGALSALLAIELGLGEDRARLLRHAAPLHDFGKVSIPDDVLLDPEPLSSERFGLMKLHTRFGAEILRGLGHPVTDMAADIAWCHHERWDGEGYPRGLSGEEIPIEARIVAVADLFDAVAHARGTPEDLEEGLALVRGERGQAFDPDVVDALFRLWMSGGAASLYEGDDAHH; encoded by the coding sequence ATGAATCATTATCCGGTGGACCGTATCGATCCGGAGGAGGGTGGGGATGCATTCGGGGCTTTGGAGCGCCAGCTACGAGCGGCGAAGGTCGGTATCCTCTCGCCTGACGTCGGCCAGCGCGAGGCGCTGAGCGCAGCGCTTCACGAAGCCGGGTTCACCAACACCTTCGCGGCGGCTCTACCGGACGTGGGGTGGCCGGGTCAGGAGTTCCTTGCCTGCTCCGTGCTGATCGTCGACCTGGACGCACCGGGCGCCCGTCGGCTGGGGGCGATCTCGGCGGGCTCCAGTCGTGCTCCGGCGCTGATCGGGATCGAGCCGATCCACGCCGCCGGTGCGGTGGACCCACAGCAGTTCTCTTCCGTGCTGCGGTCCCCGGTCGATCCCCGACTCCTTCTGTTCGCGGTCCGCTGCCAGCTGCTGCTACACCACGCGCGTGCGACCGCAGCCGGGTCTGCCAGCAGCGCTCCGATGCCCACGCCTTCCGACACGCCGGTGGAGATCGAGCTGCTCCACCGCATGGCGCGAGCTGCGGAGTCGCGGGTCGACCCCACCGGCATCCACGTCGAGCGGGTCGGCGCGTTGTCGGCGTTGCTGGCGATCGAGCTGGGCCTGGGAGAGGATCGGGCCCGGTTGCTGCGTCACGCGGCGCCCCTGCATGACTTCGGCAAGGTGTCCATTCCCGATGACGTCTTGCTGGATCCAGAGCCCCTGTCGTCTGAACGGTTCGGGCTCATGAAGCTGCACACGCGCTTCGGCGCGGAGATCCTGCGCGGTCTCGGCCATCCAGTGACGGATATGGCCGCCGACATCGCGTGGTGCCACCACGAACGTTGGGATGGCGAAGGATATCCCCGTGGTCTCAGTGGCGAAGAGATTCCCATCGAGGCGCGGATCGTAGCCGTCGCGGACCTCTTCGACGCGGTGGCTCACGCCCGGGGGACCCCGGAGGATCTGGAGGAAGGATTGGCGCTGGTGCGTGGGGAGCGCGGTCAGGCCTTCGACCCGGACGTGGTCGACGCACTCTTCCGCCTCTGGATGTCTGGCGGGGCCGCTTCCCTCTATGAGGGAGACGACGCTCACCATTGA
- a CDS encoding DUF4399 domain-containing protein — protein sequence MSALKTLRTDAVWLLVALAAACGGERSQGAAPATEAAAEPSMSVRLVEPQDGDTVEGPVRVVFEVTGLDIVPAGTEQPRSGHHHLLVDVDLPPAGQPVPSTAGYLHFGQAQTEATLEDLAPGVHRLIAVVADFAHVPLQPLVVDTVHVTVR from the coding sequence ATGAGCGCCTTGAAGACACTCAGGACCGATGCGGTTTGGCTGCTGGTCGCTCTGGCTGCGGCCTGTGGGGGTGAACGCTCCCAGGGGGCGGCGCCAGCTACGGAGGCCGCGGCCGAGCCCTCGATGAGCGTGCGGCTCGTGGAGCCTCAGGACGGGGACACCGTCGAGGGCCCGGTGCGCGTCGTGTTCGAGGTCACCGGACTCGACATCGTCCCGGCCGGCACCGAGCAACCGCGCTCGGGACACCACCATCTTCTGGTGGATGTCGACCTCCCACCCGCCGGACAACCCGTGCCGTCGACGGCCGGCTACCTGCACTTCGGGCAGGCACAGACGGAAGCCACCCTGGAGGACCTCGCGCCCGGGGTCCATCGCCTCATCGCGGTGGTGGCGGATTTTGCCCACGTACCCCTGCAGCCGCTTGTCGTCGACACGGTTCACGTGACGGTTCGCTGA